From Anopheles darlingi chromosome 2, idAnoDarlMG_H_01, whole genome shotgun sequence, the proteins below share one genomic window:
- the LOC125951567 gene encoding ras-related protein Rab-9B gives MTNMRPPSKNILLKVVILGDGNVGKSCLMNRFVSNFFDANSFHTIGVEFLNKDLQVDQERYTLQIWDTAGQERFRALRTPFYRGTDICLLTYAIDDRQSFRALVSWRDEFLRYYDVNPERFPFIVVGTKNDLPAAQRQVTADEVAQWCQEHHVAAFIETSAKTSENVATAFALAVQQWKKLERCTERELRAQGQDTIDLMKSVNLSANRNRFCCVGGNGGRSSAAAGMQDDDDYPN, from the exons ATGACGAACATGCGACCACCGAGCAAAAATATACTGCTGAAAGTAGTCATTCTCG GTGACGGAAATGTTGGCAAAAGCTGCCTCATGAACCGCTTCGTCTCGAACTTTTTCGATGCGAACAGCTTTCACACGATCGGTGTCGAGTTTCTGAACAAAGACCTACAAGTGGACCAGGAACGCTACACACTGCAG ATCTGGGACACTGCTGGCCAGGAGCGGTTTCGAGCGCTGCGCACACCCTTTTACCGCGGTACCGACATCTGTCTGCTCACGTACGCGATTGACGACCGGCAAAGCTTCCGGGCGTTGGTGAGCTGGCGCGACGAGTTCCTCCGGTACTACGACGTCAACCCCGAGCGGTTTCCCTTCATCGTGGTCGGCACGAAGAACGATCTGCCGGCGGCACAGCGCCAGGTGACGGCCGACGAGGTGGCCCAATGGTGCCAGGAGCATCACGTGGCTGCCTTCATTGAAACGTCAGCGAAAACGTCCGAAAATGTGGCCACCGCCTTTGCGCTAGCCGTACAACAGTGGAAAAAGCTCGAGCGATGCACGGAGCGGGAATTGCGCGCCCAGGGACAGGATACGATCGATCTGATGAAGAGCGTCAACCTGAGTGCGAACCGGAATCGGTTTTGTTGTgtcggtggcaatggtggacgatcgtctgcagcagcagggatgcaggatgatgatgattatccCAACTAA